The sequence GCCACGCCCACCGGGCGCAACCCCACCCACTCGCAACGTGTGGCTCCACCCCTTGATCCTGTCGCGACCCCTTGCTCATCAACCCCTCCTTTGGTCTCGCCTCCTATTCTTTCATTAGCTCCTCTTCCCTAAAGATCCTCCCCCCGTTGCTCTGAACCACGCCCCCTCCCTTCAAGGCTTCCCACCGCTGATCCACGCCCCCATACTTCATTGGCTAGTTTTTTCGACTCCCCGCCCCTCCCACTTTGCTTTCTCTTCATTGGTCCACACGCGCATAGCCCCGCCCTCACCGAGCCCTGACGCCGGGCGGCTGCCAGGGCCTTGGGCCTGAGGCGCGGCCAGGGAGCACCCGCGGGAGTGTCCTCGCGCCGCGGCTTCGGCCGCTCGCGGGGCGGGGCGCCGCCGCGCATGCGCTCCAGGAGCATGGATTTGGTCCCCGACACTGGGAGGCCCCGCAGGCGCAGCTGCTGCCGGAGCTCTGAGACCTGGGGAGGGGGGGTGGGAAGAGGCAGTGCTGGGCGGGCTCCGGGGCGCAGGCGGGAGCCGGacaggatatttggaagccgagaAAGGAGACACTGGGGCTCCGGACTCCTGGGACCCTAAAACACGATGGGACTGGGTACCCGATGTCCTGGATTTCCAGCGGGTAGAGGCTGCGGGGTTGGAATTCTGGGACCCCACCGAAGGAGAGAGCCAGCCTGGAAAGTTACACCCCAAACTTACCGTCAGCTCCTCCAGTTTAAGGGTCTGAAGTTCCAACTTGTGTGGAGGGGGCGAGGGGCTAGGGACTCCTGGTGGGCAGGGAGTGAGAACACAGGGCTTCATCCTGGTGATAGTCGTGAGGGGTGAACAAAGGTTAGAGGGGTAGAGGGGGAAAAGGCGTTCTGGGGTCCTCAAAAACGGGGGGCTGGGGAAGATGCAGAAAAGTGAGGGCCCAGAATTCTGGGTCTCCGAGGGCGCAAACATGGGGCTAGATTTCTGTGCATGGGGGAGGAGGAACTAGGGGTTCAGACTCGGGTTTGAAGGGCAAAGGGAGGGGCTGGGATCCTGGACTCTTAAACCCTGGGGGAGGAGGGGGTTGGGGGCCCGAATCCCCTAATCGTGGACTGGAGGTTTGAGAGAGGAAGATGCTGGGACCTGAATTTCTGGGTCCTGGGAGAAGAGAAAGGGGCATCATACCTAGGATGTGGCTGCTGCGAGTCTGTCCCTTCCCACAGAGGTGGCCCGGGAGGACCCAGGGCGGACCCCTCGGCTTGGGGGTCCGCCCTGGATCCCTGTCTCGGCTCTGGGGGCATGTACTGGTGGTATGTCAAGTTCCCCCTGGGCTTGGACTCCCTCCAGCGTTGGGAGATCTTGGGAGACTCCTGGAAGAGCAGGTATGATGTGCTAGGCTTCAGCGCCGCTCCCACCTTGCTGCCCCGGGGCTACATGCAAAGTAGAGTCAGCTCGGTGCCACCAAAGAGGAGCAAAAATGGCAGCAGCAGCAAGGGAGACAAAGGCTGGGCTCTCATAGGGACCTCTCCCTCCGGTCGAGACTCACCTTCTTTGGGGACCTCCAAGGAGGACAATATTCTGGCTCGGGGAGCAGGACCCCAGGGCTGAAGAGGAAAGGGGCCGTGCCTGAGGGCAAGGCCGGGGCCAGAGGAGGGCCTGAGGCTGAGATCCACGGGTCTGGATCCGAGACTGGAGAGACGATGAAGGACCCTGAGAGGCCTGCAGGCAGCAAGCCAGGCCGGGAGGAGCAAGGCTGTGTGGAAAGCGGGGCCCCGGGGTGCGGGAGGGCAGGCCAGGGCGCAAGACTTGAGTGCTGGGAGCTGGGCGCCTGAACTCCTGGATCTGAGGGCGGAGGTGTGGGGGGGCCCGATTGTTACATTCTCAAGTAAAGCAGGAATTTTCTATCACAAAGGGGTGTGGTAGCTGAGGATCACAGATGTCTGAGGTTTTGCTAGGACAGGGGTGGGGACTGCACTCCTGGTtcttggggagagggagaggctgAAAGCTACATCCAGGCCAaccgcagtggctcatgcctgtaatcccagcactttgggagactgaggcgggtggatcacttgaggtcaggagttcgagacccacctggccaacatggtgaaaccccgtctctacaaaaaatacaaaaattagctgggagtggtggcgcctgcctgtaatcccagttactcaggaggctgaggcaggagaatcgcttgaacctgggaggtagagattgcagtgggctTAGATTGAGCCATgacactccagtctggcgacagagcaagactccatctcaaaaaaacaaaaacaaaaacaaaaactacatccAGAGCTTCTCGTGTATACCAAATGTGGAGACTGGGATGCCCGTCTTCTCCAAAGAAGCAGGATCCAAACTCATGCATCTCATTGGGGTGGAGAAGCAGGAAGCAGAGCTCCTAGGGGTGGGGTGGCCAGAGACCTGGACCCCTGGATCCTTGGGAAAGGACAGGCTGGGATTTTGGTCTGTCCCCGGGGATGGGGACTGAGCTGCAGGAACCAATGAGGGCTATCTGGCAGCCGTATTCCAGGATATCCCAATCGGCGGGGAAGTCACCATCCCCTCCCTTTTGGGGCCCACACTTACTCTGCTCCTGATTCCGTCTGTGGATCCGAAGCTGGAGGActgtggagggaggagggaggtgggaggaggaaggcgGGAAGGGAGTGTCCAGGAGCCTGGCCTGGCAGGCGGGTGGGAGCTGCAGTTGTTGGCGGGACACGCGTGCCCAGCCCCCTTACACAGCCTGTGCAGGCGGGTGGGCGGGCAGCAGGCTCCCTTCCTCCGGCCTCCCGCCTGCTCTCTGCCAGCGCAGCGCTGCGGGCCAGCGCCATTCTGGGGCTACGAGCCAGCCAGCGTGCAGGCAGGAGGCAGCCCTGCCCCTGgctccacctgccccctccatgAGCAAGCGtgtgcccaccccaccccctgcgCAATCGCCATCTTGGCAGGCTGGCCCCTTTGCACCTCGCCTCCCTTTATCCATGCACTCCTGCTACTTTCTGTGCTATCCCGGGGCCTTCCTACAGTTAACACTCTCCGCATATCCACATTTTAAGTGTGCATCTCTTTGGGCTCTAGTTTTGCACACATGCCATTTTCGTGCACTTGCGTGTTTTTGAACTCTTCATCCTTGACCCACTGTGCCTCAGCATCCATGTTAacactcttttttcctttttttaatctgttttatttttttagagacaaagtgtcgctcagtagcccaggctggtgtgcaggggtgcgatcacagctcactgcagccttgaactcccaggctcaacccatcctcccacctcagtctcctgagtacctggggctacaggcatgcaccaccacacctagctaaatttttttgttttgtttttattttttgtagagacaggtctcgctgtgtcgcccaggatgAATgttaactatcttttttttttttttttttgagacagagtctcgctctgtcacccaggcttcagggcaatgtcatgatctcggctcactgcaacttctgcctcccagattcaagtgattctcctgccttagcctcccaagtagctgggattacaggtgcccaccaccacacccggctaatttttttttttttttttttgagacaagagtattgctctgtcacccaggctggagtgcagtggcgcgatctagactcactgcaacctccacctcctaagttcaagcaattctcctgcctcagcctccctagtagctgggactacaggcgcatgctgccacgcccagctaattttttgtattttagtagagatggggtttcacggtgttgcccaggctggtcttgtactcctgagctcaggcaatctgcccacctcagcctcccaaagtgctaggactacaagcatgagccacctcgttTGGcgtcaattttttgtattttagtagagacagggttttgccatgttggccaggctggtcttgaactcctaacctcaggtgatccacctgcctcggcctcccaaagtgctgggattacaagcatgagccaccacacctggccaggatgAATGTTAACTATCTTATGTGCACACTCAGGGTTTGTACCCCAGTTTGGGAGCAAGGATCTCCCTTTGCACATTTCTGCTCTTCTCTGGATATATGCGCCTTTTTGTACACTCCTTGCTCTTTGGTTTCTGGTGTCTTTGTACCCATCCAATCACACAGACATCTCATGTGCACACTGAAGTACCTTTGCCTTCCCAGGAACTGATCTATAGTTCGAAAcactggcactttttttttttttttttttttttgagacagagttttgctcttgttttccaggctacagtgaaatggcacgatcttggctcaccacaacctccggctccaggttcaaactattctcctgcctcagccttctaagtagctgggattacaggcatgcaccaccatgcccggctatacTTGCAGACTTTTTGCTTGCCCTGGGACCTAAAACAAGACCTTTGGCACTCACAGCTTGACAACTCATTGTCCCCTCACCCAAACTCGCACACTGGTCCCCTGAAGTCCCTCCTCTGCTCTTCTGCCTCTGCATGTGCACCATAGTAAGCCCTTGTTTCTCTACAGTGCTCGAACACTCTGCATGCCTACCCCTGGCCTCCAATCCCCATTGCTCCCCCGTGAGGGTGGTACTAGCCATTTGCACACTCGATCCACCACAGCTGGACCCCTGTGCTGGGGCCTCCTTTATGCAGTGACCTTTTGCACAAAAAACGCAGGCCTCATGGGTCCTACcacccctcccttcccaccccagaGTACAGCATTCTCAGGATCCCATCCCCCACACATGAAGAGAGCCCTCTCTCACCAGATCGGAACTTGGAGCGAATGATTTGGGAACGCTGGGAGGAAGCCGCCAGGGTCATTGCCAAGGCCGGGATGGGGACCTGGACGGagagggggcagggcaggggccccATAGTGGGCTGGCTCAGAGTGGAGGTCAGAAGGCTGCCCCTGTGAGTGAATTCAGCAGGGAAAGGGCCCGAGGGAGGTGGGAATAGGAGCAGCCTTGGGCCATAACTTCTGGATCCCAGGGGCTGTAGAGGAGGGGACTGCAGACCCGGACACCTTGCTCCGAGGTAGGAGGGAGCTGGGAACCTAGACCCCTGGTCTGAAAGACAGGGGCTGAGGGCCTCAACTCCGGTATCCTGGGAGGGGAGGGACCTGGGATCTGGGAATCCTAGGTCCTGAGGAGGAACGGATTGTGGGTTGGGACCCCTGCATcaaggaaagggaggaagcagTGGGGCCTGGACTCTGGAATCTTGAAGGAGAAGGAGGTTAAGGGCTGGAACTCAGTACTCTAAGAAGAGAATCCAAGATCCTGAGTGGAGAGGGGAACCCGGCCCTGATAGGTTTCTGAGGAACAGAAGGGTCCCTGTGACCTGTATCTGAGAAGGAGTGAGTGGGGTGTCAGCCATCAGGGTCTCTGGGGAAGGGACTGGGACCAGAGAGGGGACAGAACCGTTGAGGAGTGCGCCCCCCGTCCACCCCAGGGGCTTCTCACCAGGTGGGCTCGGCGAAGCTGTGCTCTGGGGCAGGATGAGTCTAGAGGCCGAGGCTGGACACCGCAGGCTCCGCCCCACCAGCCTGGGACCGCCTCCAACCCACCTTCCTGGGGTGTGCCGGGAGCCCCGCTGGGGACCCTGAGAAGGGGTGGGAGCACCCGCTGGGAGGGCCTGAGCGGGCCTAGGGGGATGCTGGGGGGTAGAGGGGGGACGCCAGGGTTCCCCGGCTCGCTCCCCCTGCGCGTCCTGgggctgtggggtggggtggagcgGTGGCAGGCGGACTGACAGAAGCAGGTGCCCGGAGAGGGGCGCCGAGTGAGCAGCAGCGGCAGGTGGTCGTGTCCCGGCCCTGCCGGCAGGTGCCACCTGTCACCTACTTTTTCCCTGACGCAGCAACTGGAGTCAAGTTCAGGGGAGTGAAAAGTTCAAACTGGGGGCCCAGATTCCTGGATCCAAGAAAGGAGAGGGATGGGGACCTCGACTCCTGGGTTTGAAGAAAAAGAGGCGGGGGCCTCTGGGGTGCTGGGAACGGAGACAGAGGTGTTGGGATTCGGCAGTGTGCCCAGCAGGCAAAGGTCCAGAGGGGGCTGGGGACTCAgattcctgggtctgagggaggagggggctggagtATGGATTTGAGGGTGGGGGTCGAAGGGAGACATCGCTGGTTCCCACTGGCAGGACTGAGGGCCTTATAATCGGCAGAGCAAGCTTAGGGCCGTGTTCTGAGGGGTGTGGGAAGCTCCTGTGCTCTTGGATTGGATTACATGCAAAAGGGCGAGCCAAGGCCGTGGCTATAAATACCTACTCAGACTCGGCAGGGGCCCAGACAAGGGCCCTGCAACCTTGTTCTGCAGAAAACCATCATTAGCGCCCCCAAGTCTTAACAATCGAGGCGCTGCCGATACCACAGATACCTTTATTTGTCCTTGGCATTCACATCCTAAGCCCATGCTCCCACCGTCCCATCCGCTGCTTCCCGAAAACTCAATCTCCCAACATTCCACGCGCGACAAGAACTACAACTCCCATAAAGCTCTGCGCCCAGGCGGGCTCCTGTCAGTGGAAGCCCGCGACATTTCAAGGTGCGCGCTCTCGTTTGGTATTGGTTCTCATGGAGACGCGGCCACGGGAGGCCCATGGCGATAATTGGCTGGTAGCTCCTGCTGCTCAAGATCCCAGAGGAGGCGGCGTAGCCTGCGGAGTTCACGATGCAAGGCGTCGTTCGTCACTGGACCAGTGAGGCGCAGGCGCGAGCTCCCCAGGGGCAGGATGAGGGGCGGGTGCGAGGAGAAGCTTTCGAAGATGTCACCTGTGAGACCGAAGTAGGCGGGGTTAGAGTCTGAAAGTGGGAGTGAGGTAGTTGCATCGGGGAGAGGCTGCGTCACacccaaaggaagaaaaaaacttcaaaccCCAGCAACTCCTGGGGCAGGGTCCGTTCACACGCTACTCTAGGAGCCCCTGGGCATGATGGAAGTTGTAATTCAGACGATGGAAAGCCACTACTGCCTGGGAAACGGCGTCCCAAATCCCCGAGGAGGGGCTCGGAACTTGCCTTACAGATTCCTAAAGGTGGAGGAGTCAAGTTCAGGGGAGTGAAAGTCCCGAGACCTGGACTC comes from Macaca fascicularis isolate 582-1 chromosome 19, T2T-MFA8v1.1 and encodes:
- the MAMSTR gene encoding MEF2-activating motif and SAP domain-containing transcriptional regulator isoform X1: MGPLPCPLSVQVPIPALAMTLAASSQRSQIIRSKFRSDPGVQAPSSQHSSLAPWPALPHPGAPLSTQPCSSRPGLLPAGLSGSFIVSPVSDPDPWISASGPPLAPALPSGTAPFLFSPGVLLPEPEYCPPWRSPKKPRGSKVGAALKPSTSYLLFQESPKISQRWRESKPRGNLTYHQYMPPEPRQGSRADPQAEGSALGPPGPPLWEGTDSQQPHPRMKPCVLTPCPPGVPSPSPPPHKLELQTLKLEELTVSELRQQLRLRGLPVSGTKSMLLERMRGGAPPRERPKPRREDTPAGAPWPRLRPKALAAARRQGSVKPSAASHRPPLPRAVDTPGTAPAPTTTSAPAAAPALNPSSAPGSPALTLEEELQEAIRRAQLLPNRDIDDILEDQVEPDDPLPPIPLDFPGSFDVLSPSPDSEGLSSVFSSSLPSPTNSSSPSPRDPTDSLDWLEALSGGPPLGSGPPPPSIFSADLSDSSSSRLWDLLEDPW
- the MAMSTR gene encoding MEF2-activating motif and SAP domain-containing transcriptional regulator isoform X26 — protein: MGPLPCPLSVQVPIPALAMTLAASSQRSQIIRSKFRSVLQLRIHRRNQEQISDPDPWISASGPPLAPALPSGTAPFLFSPGVLLPEPEYCPPWRSPKKESPKISQRWRESKPRGNLTYHQYMPPEPRQGSRADPQAEGSALGPPGPPLWEGTDSQQPHPRMKPCVLTPCPPGVPSPSPPPHKLELQTLKLEELTVKPSAASHRPPLPRAVDTPGTAPAPTTTSAPAAAPALNPSSAPGSPALTLEEELQEAIRRAQLLPNRDIDDILEDQVEPDDPLPPIPLDFPGSFDVLSPSPDSEGLSSVFSSSLPSPTNSSSPSPRDPTDSLDWLEALSGGPPLGSGPPPPSIFSADLSDSSSSRLWDLLEDPW
- the MAMSTR gene encoding MEF2-activating motif and SAP domain-containing transcriptional regulator isoform X27, whose product is MTLAASSQRSQIIRSKFRSVLQLRIHRRNQEQISDPDPWISASGPPLAPALPSGTAPFLFSPGVLLPEPEYCPPWRSPKKESPKISQRWRESKPRGNLTYHQYMPPEPRQGSRADPQAEGSALGPPGPPLWEGTDSQQPHPRMKPCVLTPCPPGVPSPSPPPHKLELQTLKLEELTVKPSAASHRPPLPRAVDTPGTAPAPTTTSAPAAAPALNPSSAPGSPALTLEEELQEAIRRAQLLPNRDIDDILEDQVEPDDPLPPIPLDFPGSFDVLSPSPDSEGLSSVFSSSLPSPTNSSSPSPRDPTDSLDWLEALSGGPPLGSGPPPPSIFSADLSDSSSSRLWDLLEDPW
- the MAMSTR gene encoding MEF2-activating motif and SAP domain-containing transcriptional regulator isoform X18, translated to MGPLPCPLSVQVPIPALAMTLAASSQRSQIIRSKFRSVLQLRIHRRNQEQNPGVQAPSSQHSSLAPWPALPHPGAPLSTQPCSSRPGLLPAGLSGSFIVSPVSDPDPWISASGPPLAPALPSGTAPFLFSPGVLLPEPEYCPPWRSPKKSPKISQRWRESKPRGNLTYHQYMPPEPRQGSRADPQAEGSALGPPGPPLWEGTDSQQPHPRMKPCVLTPCPPGVPSPSPPPHKLELQTLKLEELTVKPSAASHRPPLPRAVDTPGTAPAPTTTSAPAAAPALNPSSAPGSPALTLEEELQEAIRRAQLLPNRDIDDILEDQVEPDDPLPPIPLDFPGSFDVLSPSPDSEGLSSVFSSSLPSPTNSSSPSPRDPTDSLDWLEALSGGPPLGSGPPPPSIFSADLSDSSSSRLWDLLEDPW
- the MAMSTR gene encoding MEF2-activating motif and SAP domain-containing transcriptional regulator isoform X3 gives rise to the protein MGPLPCPLSVQVPIPALAMTLAASSQRSQIIRSKFRSVLQLRIHRRNQEQNPGVQAPSSQHSSLAPWPALPHPGAPLSTQPCSSRPGLLPAGLSGSFIVSPVSDPDPWISASGPPLAPALPSGTAPFLFSPGVLLPEPEYCPPWRSPKKESPKISQRWRESKPRGNLTYHQYMPPEPRQGSRADPQAEGSALGPPGPPLWEGTDSQQPHPRMKPCVLTPCPPGVPSPSPPPHKLELQTLKLEELTVSELRQQLRLRGLPVSGTKSMLLERMRGGAPPRERPKPRREDTPAGAPWPRLRPKALAAARRQGSVKPSAASHRPPLPRAVDTPGTAPAPTTTSAPAAAPALNPSSAPGSPALTLEEELQEAIRRAQLLPNRDIDDILEDQVEPDDPLPPIPLDFPGSFDVLSPSPDSEGLSSVFSSSLPSPTNSSSPSPRDPTDSLDWLEALSGGPPLGSGPPPPSIFSADLSDSSSSRLWDLLEDPW
- the MAMSTR gene encoding MEF2-activating motif and SAP domain-containing transcriptional regulator isoform X23, translating into MGPLPCPLSVQVPIPALAMTLAASSQRSQIIRSKFRSVLQLRIHRRNQEQISDPDPWISASGPPLAPALPSGTAPFLFSPGVLLPEPEYCPPWRSPKKPRGSKVGAALKPSTSYLLFQESPKISQRWRESKPRGNLTYHQYMPPEPRQGSRADPQAEGSALGPPGPPLWEGTDSQQPHPRMKPCVLTPCPPGVPSPSPPPHKLELQTLKLEELTVKPSAASHRPPLPRAVDTPGTAPAPTTTSAPAAAPALNPSSAPGSPALTLEEELQEAIRRAQLLPNRDIDDILEDQVEPDDPLPPIPLDFPGSFDVLSPSPDSEGLSSVFSSSLPSPTNSSSPSPRDPTDSLDWLEALSGGPPLGSGPPPPSIFSADLSDSSSSRLWDLLEDPW
- the MAMSTR gene encoding MEF2-activating motif and SAP domain-containing transcriptional regulator isoform X6, translating into MTLAASSQRSQIIRSKFRSVLQLRIHRRNQEQNPGVQAPSSQHSSLAPWPALPHPGAPLSTQPCSSRPGLLPAGLSGSFIVSPVSDPDPWISASGPPLAPALPSGTAPFLFSPGVLLPEPEYCPPWRSPKKESPKISQRWRESKPRGNLTYHQYMPPEPRQGSRADPQAEGSALGPPGPPLWEGTDSQQPHPRMKPCVLTPCPPGVPSPSPPPHKLELQTLKLEELTVSELRQQLRLRGLPVSGTKSMLLERMRGGAPPRERPKPRREDTPAGAPWPRLRPKALAAARRQGSVKPSAASHRPPLPRAVDTPGTAPAPTTTSAPAAAPALNPSSAPGSPALTLEEELQEAIRRAQLLPNRDIDDILEDQVEPDDPLPPIPLDFPGSFDVLSPSPDSEGLSSVFSSSLPSPTNSSSPSPRDPTDSLDWLEALSGGPPLGSGPPPPSIFSADLSDSSSSRLWDLLEDPW
- the MAMSTR gene encoding MEF2-activating motif and SAP domain-containing transcriptional regulator isoform X11 → MGPLPCPLSVQVPIPALAMTLAASSQRSQIIRSKFRSVLQLRIHRRNQEQNPGVQAPSSQHSSLAPWPALPHPGAPLSTQPCSSRPGLLPAGLSGSFIVSPVSDPDPWISASGPPLAPALPSGTAPFLFSPGVLLPEPEYCPPWRSPKKPRGSKVGAALKPSTSYLLFQESPKISQRWRESKPRGNLTYHQYMPPEPRQGSRADPQAEGSALGPPGPPLWEGTDSQQPHPRMKPCVLTPCPPGVPSPSPPPHKLELQTLKLEELTVKPSAASHRPPLPRAVDTPGTAPAPTTTSAPAAAPALNPSSAPGSPALTLEEELQEAIRRAQLLPNRDIDDILEDQVEPDDPLPPIPLDFPGSFDVLSPSPDSEGLSSVFSSSLPSPTNSSSPSPRDPTDSLDWLEALSGGPPLGSGPPPPSIFSADLSDSSSSRLWDLLEDPW
- the MAMSTR gene encoding MEF2-activating motif and SAP domain-containing transcriptional regulator isoform X5, which gives rise to MTLAASSQRSQIIRSKFRSDPGVQAPSSQHSSLAPWPALPHPGAPLSTQPCSSRPGLLPAGLSGSFIVSPVSDPDPWISASGPPLAPALPSGTAPFLFSPGVLLPEPEYCPPWRSPKKPRGSKVGAALKPSTSYLLFQESPKISQRWRESKPRGNLTYHQYMPPEPRQGSRADPQAEGSALGPPGPPLWEGTDSQQPHPRMKPCVLTPCPPGVPSPSPPPHKLELQTLKLEELTVSELRQQLRLRGLPVSGTKSMLLERMRGGAPPRERPKPRREDTPAGAPWPRLRPKALAAARRQGSVKPSAASHRPPLPRAVDTPGTAPAPTTTSAPAAAPALNPSSAPGSPALTLEEELQEAIRRAQLLPNRDIDDILEDQVEPDDPLPPIPLDFPGSFDVLSPSPDSEGLSSVFSSSLPSPTNSSSPSPRDPTDSLDWLEALSGGPPLGSGPPPPSIFSADLSDSSSSRLWDLLEDPW
- the MAMSTR gene encoding MEF2-activating motif and SAP domain-containing transcriptional regulator isoform X17 gives rise to the protein MGPLPCPLSVQVPIPALAMTLAASSQRSQIIRSKFRSVLQLRIHRRNQEQNPGVQAPSSQHSSLAPWPALPHPGAPLSTQPCSSRPGLLPAGLSGSFIVSPVSDPDPWISASGPPLAPALPSGTAPFLFSPGVLLPEPEYCPPWRSPKKESPKISQRWRESKPRGNLTYHQYMPPEPRQGSRADPQAEGSALGPPGPPLWEGTDSQQPHPRMKPCVLTPCPPGVPSPSPPPHKLELQTLKLEELTVKPSAASHRPPLPRAVDTPGTAPAPTTTSAPAAAPALNPSSAPGSPALTLEEELQEAIRRAQLLPNRDIDDILEDQVEPDDPLPPIPLDFPGSFDVLSPSPDSEGLSSVFSSSLPSPTNSSSPSPRDPTDSLDWLEALSGGPPLGSGPPPPSIFSADLSDSSSSRLWDLLEDPW
- the MAMSTR gene encoding MEF2-activating motif and SAP domain-containing transcriptional regulator isoform X25, with protein sequence MTLAASSQRSQIIRSKFRSVLQLRIHRRNQEQISDPDPWISASGPPLAPALPSGTAPFLFSPGVLLPEPEYCPPWRSPKKPRGSKVGAALKPSTSYLLFQESPKISQRWRESKPRGNLTYHQYMPPEPRQGSRADPQAEGSALGPPGPPLWEGTDSQQPHPRMKPCVLTPCPPGVPSPSPPPHKLELQTLKLEELTVKPSAASHRPPLPRAVDTPGTAPAPTTTSAPAAAPALNPSSAPGSPALTLEEELQEAIRRAQLLPNRDIDDILEDQVEPDDPLPPIPLDFPGSFDVLSPSPDSEGLSSVFSSSLPSPTNSSSPSPRDPTDSLDWLEALSGGPPLGSGPPPPSIFSADLSDSSSSRLWDLLEDPW
- the MAMSTR gene encoding MEF2-activating motif and SAP domain-containing transcriptional regulator isoform X22 is translated as MTLAASSQRSQIIRSKFRSVLQLRIHRRNQEQNPGVQAPSSQHSSLAPWPALPHPGAPLSTQPCSSRPGLLPAGLSGSFIVSPVSDPDPWISASGPPLAPALPSGTAPFLFSPGVLLPEPEYCPPWRSPKKESPKISQRWRESKPRGNLTYHQYMPPEPRQGSRADPQAEGSALGPPGPPLWEGTDSQQPHPRMKPCVLTPCPPGVPSPSPPPHKLELQTLKLEELTVKPSAASHRPPLPRAVDTPGTAPAPTTTSAPAAAPALNPSSAPGSPALTLEEELQEAIRRAQLLPNRDIDDILEDQVEPDDPLPPIPLDFPGSFDVLSPSPDSEGLSSVFSSSLPSPTNSSSPSPRDPTDSLDWLEALSGGPPLGSGPPPPSIFSADLSDSSSSRLWDLLEDPW
- the MAMSTR gene encoding MEF2-activating motif and SAP domain-containing transcriptional regulator isoform X12, with translation MALARSAALAESRREAGGREPAARPPACTGCVRGLGTRVPPTTAAPTRLPGQAPGHSLPAFLLPPPSSLHSPPASDPQTESGADPGVLLPEPEYCPPWRSPKKESPKISQRWRESKPRGNLTYHQYMPPEPRQGSRADPQAEGSALGPPGPPLWEGTDSQQPHPRMKPCVLTPCPPGVPSPSPPPHKLELQTLKLEELTVSELRQQLRLRGLPVSGTKSMLLERMRGGAPPRERPKPRREDTPAGAPWPRLRPKALAAARRQGSVKPSAASHRPPLPRAVDTPGTAPAPTTTSAPAAAPALNPSSAPGSPALTLEEELQEAIRRAQLLPNRDIDDILEDQVEPDDPLPPIPLDFPGSFDVLSPSPDSEGLSSVFSSSLPSPTNSSSPSPRDPTDSLDWLEALSGGPPLGSGPPPPSIFSADLSDSSSSRLWDLLEDPW